From Papilio machaon chromosome 2, ilPapMach1.1, whole genome shotgun sequence, the proteins below share one genomic window:
- the LOC106709033 gene encoding regulator of microtubule dynamics protein 1, translating to MQSTRIFLVRSVLMRLVLTQTYRKKLIVCRDNSKKNQFPLIGIAALGFLWSRSEEKTEKKENVNTVLEKSDEEFENGRYEDCYQTLMLSKFHDNVEVRWRICRALYNLSRDLKFDENYRKGLIKQAYEIIEKEVTISPNHYAVHKWFALILEAKTSYEGYKERIKNLENIKQHMDLAVILNPNDATTFHMLGEWCFQITEMPWHHRRTAEVLFASLPTSNYEDALEYFLKAETVQPRFYSMNLLRIGICYLKLNRPDQAKYYLQLAAIYPAKSNEDHQANKEATELLKKIK from the exons ATGCAAAGTACCAGGATTTTTTTAGTACGTTCAGTCTTGATGAGGCTAGTTTTGACACAGACATATCGTAAAAAGTTAATTGTATGTAGA gaTAACAGTAAGAAAAATCAATTCCCTCTTATAGGGATAGCGGCCTTAGGTTTCTTGTGGTCAAGATCTGAAGagaaaactgaaaaaaaagaaaatgttaatacAGTCTTAGAAAAATCTGATGAGGAGTTTGAGAATGGTCGTTATGAAGATTGTTACCAAACTTTAATGTTAAGTAAG tttcaTGATAATGTTGAAGTTAGGTGGCGTATTTGTCGAGCACTTTACAATTTGTCAagagatttaaaatttgacgAAAATTATAGAAAAGGTCTTATTAAACAAGCATATGAAATAATAGAGAAGGAAGTCACTATATCTCCAAACCATTACGCTGTCCACAAATGGTTTGCTCTCATTTTAGAAGCCAAAACTAGTTATGAAGGGTATAAAGAGAGAATTAAAAACcttgaaaacataaaacaacataTGGAT CTAGCAGTTATATTAAATCCAAATGATGCTACAACTTTTCATATGCTTGGGGAATGGTGTTTTCAAATTACTGAAATGCCTTGGCATCATAGAAGAACAGCTGAAGTTCTTTTTGCCTCTCTTCCTACATCAAATTATGAAGACGctcttgaatattttttgaaagcAGAGACAGTACAACCTAGATTTTAcagtatgaatttattaaggatcggtatttgttatttaaaactgaACAGACCGGACCAGGCTAAATACTATTTACAACTGGCGGCCATTTATCCTGCTAAATCAAATGAAGATCATCAAGCTAATAAGGAAGCTACAGAATTATTGAAAAagattaaatga